From the genome of Gammaproteobacteria bacterium, one region includes:
- a CDS encoding cytochrome P450, with amino-acid sequence MTQFPASRRLPAGPDQPFDINPDDESFALIERLFARFGDICKLEPRARKVPAYIIHHPDYIKHVLADRNQNYIKGVGFERVKMLLGNGIIVSGGDYWRSQRRMIQPAFHRAVIAQLSTTMRVLNQRLLARWEAKAATGELINVTSGTSELALETVLRAILSDDLDAIIARAGGNPFSILSEDSVRDLQLAFKFRALTRQVIEVAALRRAGEHRPPDILSVLIDARDANGNPMSDKALVDEVMTLIVAGHETTASTLNWAWYLLSANQAAEAELHAEIDGAPFNDILGFDNLQRLVFTKQIIDETLRLYPPVWLFSRKALAEDDIGGYYVAPGTDIFMAPYFVHRHPQFWDEPEVFRPERFAPDAGRQRHKYVYFPFSMGQRRCIGEFFAVVEMQIHLSAVAKRLRLRHVPDRPVELEPHINLRSRHNLFMRAEPR; translated from the coding sequence ATGACTCAATTCCCGGCTTCCCGGCGGCTGCCTGCGGGCCCCGATCAGCCGTTCGACATCAACCCGGATGACGAGTCCTTCGCGCTGATCGAGCGCCTGTTCGCACGTTTCGGAGACATCTGCAAGCTGGAACCGCGCGCCCGCAAGGTTCCGGCTTATATCATTCATCATCCCGACTACATCAAGCATGTGCTGGCCGACCGCAACCAGAATTATATCAAGGGGGTCGGCTTCGAGCGGGTGAAGATGCTGCTGGGCAACGGCATCATCGTCAGTGGTGGCGACTACTGGCGCTCGCAGCGGCGCATGATTCAGCCGGCGTTTCACCGTGCGGTGATCGCGCAATTATCCACGACGATGCGGGTTCTGAACCAGCGTCTGCTGGCTCGATGGGAAGCGAAAGCCGCGACCGGCGAACTCATCAACGTTACGAGCGGCACCAGTGAGCTGGCGCTGGAAACTGTGCTGCGCGCGATCTTAAGCGACGATCTGGACGCGATAATCGCGCGTGCCGGGGGCAATCCGTTCTCGATATTGAGCGAGGATTCTGTGCGTGACTTGCAATTGGCGTTCAAGTTCCGGGCGCTGACGCGGCAGGTGATAGAAGTCGCGGCGCTACGCCGCGCAGGCGAGCACCGCCCGCCCGACATTTTGTCGGTGCTGATCGACGCGCGCGACGCGAACGGCAATCCCATGTCCGACAAGGCGCTGGTGGACGAGGTGATGACATTGATTGTCGCCGGCCACGAAACCACCGCCAGTACCCTGAACTGGGCATGGTATCTGCTATCCGCAAATCAGGCGGCGGAGGCCGAACTGCACGCAGAAATCGACGGCGCGCCGTTCAATGATATCCTCGGCTTCGACAATTTGCAGCGGCTGGTTTTTACGAAACAGATCATCGACGAGACCTTGCGGCTTTACCCTCCCGTGTGGCTGTTCAGCCGCAAGGCGCTGGCCGAGGACGACATCGGCGGTTATTACGTCGCGCCCGGCACCGACATTTTCATGGCGCCGTATTTCGTGCATCGCCATCCGCAGTTCTGGGATGAGCCCGAGGTGTTCAGGCCCGAGCGCTTCGCGCCGGATGCGGGCCGGCAACGGCACAAGTACGTATATTTTCCGTTTTCTATGGGACAGCGACGCTGCATCGGCGAGTTTTTTGCTGTGGTGGAGATGCAGATTCACTTGAGCGCGGTGGCGAAGCGTCTGCGTTTGCGTCATGTGCCCGACCGGCCGGTGGAACTGGAGCCGCACATCAACCTGCGCAGCCGCCATAACCTTTTCATGCGCGCGGAGCCGCGATGA
- a CDS encoding non-ribosomal peptide synthetase, with translation MNEAMSAQIEEYRTLNDALYANRESERGIGYIQTGDLETRISYRGLFARAGGQLHRLQNRGLHRGDQLIVLLNDNERFIEVFWACQLGGVVPVPVAPGVSDEHRHKLFRIFAQLERPYLYTDEDMLNRLAVFASGNELDEAIERVQANTVLSTPPEDTSTPVRVIEPDPDDIAFIQYSSGSTSEPKGVVLTHRNLMTNIKAIIEGARFCERDVSLSWMPLTHDMGLIGFHLNMLVCDIDQYLMPTELFIRRPLLWLKAASDKRANILCSPNFGYKHFLRVFDSKGLDDIDLSHVRLIFNGAEPISVDLCEEFLSKMAAFGLPRTSMFPVYGLAEASLAVSFPPCGEEYRPVYVHRDSLHVGREVETLERNASGAVGFVPVGHPIRDCAVRIADESGHALGERTVGRILIKGDNVTRGYYGNPDVNRAAFSPGTWLDTGDLGFVTAGELVITGRSRDIVFVNGQNYYPHDLENIAQRVQGLELGKLAVAGYRADNATTDELLVFVLFRGRIEDFAPIAAEVAHQINEHAGVEVTHVIPVARIPKTTSGKVQRHALARDYAKGAFDESIKALTKLREPAQAEDQDTHSAIEQQLKQICDTALKDKSIGVHESLFDVGTSSLVLVEIHEGIEAAYPGQVDITDLFDYPTIAELAAFMQSKNDGNNRE, from the coding sequence ATGAACGAAGCGATGTCAGCACAGATTGAAGAGTACAGGACGCTCAACGACGCGCTTTACGCGAATCGCGAGAGCGAGCGCGGTATCGGTTACATTCAAACGGGCGACCTCGAAACGCGGATCAGTTATCGCGGCCTGTTTGCGCGCGCCGGTGGCCAGCTTCATCGGTTGCAAAACCGCGGCCTGCACCGCGGCGATCAGTTGATCGTGCTGCTGAACGATAACGAGCGTTTTATCGAGGTATTCTGGGCGTGCCAGCTTGGCGGAGTCGTGCCGGTGCCGGTCGCGCCCGGCGTCAGCGACGAGCATCGCCACAAGCTTTTCAGGATATTCGCTCAGCTCGAGCGGCCTTATCTATACACGGATGAGGACATGCTGAACCGGCTCGCGGTGTTTGCCTCCGGCAACGAACTGGATGAGGCCATCGAGCGCGTTCAGGCAAACACCGTGTTGAGCACGCCGCCTGAAGATACGTCCACACCGGTTAGGGTGATCGAGCCCGATCCGGATGACATTGCTTTCATCCAGTATTCGTCCGGCTCGACCAGCGAACCCAAGGGCGTGGTGCTCACGCATCGCAATCTCATGACCAATATTAAGGCCATCATCGAAGGCGCCCGCTTTTGCGAGCGCGACGTGTCGCTGAGCTGGATGCCGCTCACGCACGACATGGGCCTGATCGGCTTTCATCTCAACATGCTCGTGTGCGATATCGATCAATATCTGATGCCGACTGAGTTATTCATCCGCCGGCCGCTGCTATGGCTCAAGGCCGCCAGCGACAAGCGCGCAAACATTCTGTGCTCGCCCAATTTCGGCTATAAACATTTCCTGCGAGTATTCGACAGCAAAGGACTGGATGACATTGACCTGTCGCACGTGCGGCTGATCTTCAACGGTGCCGAACCAATCTCGGTGGATCTGTGTGAGGAGTTCCTAAGCAAGATGGCCGCGTTCGGTCTGCCGCGTACCTCGATGTTTCCGGTGTATGGTCTCGCCGAGGCGAGTCTAGCGGTGAGCTTCCCGCCCTGCGGCGAGGAATATCGGCCCGTATATGTGCATCGTGACAGCTTGCACGTAGGGCGCGAGGTGGAAACGCTGGAACGCAATGCCTCTGGCGCGGTGGGGTTCGTGCCGGTGGGACACCCGATCCGTGACTGCGCGGTGCGCATCGCGGACGAATCCGGTCACGCGCTCGGCGAACGCACCGTTGGACGTATTCTGATCAAGGGCGACAACGTCACCCGTGGCTATTACGGGAATCCGGACGTCAATCGCGCGGCGTTTTCCCCGGGAACGTGGCTGGACACAGGCGACCTGGGATTCGTGACTGCTGGCGAACTGGTCATCACCGGCCGTTCCAGAGACATCGTCTTCGTCAACGGTCAGAACTACTATCCGCACGATCTCGAAAATATCGCGCAGCGGGTGCAGGGTCTGGAACTGGGCAAGCTGGCGGTCGCCGGCTACCGCGCCGACAACGCGACTACCGACGAGTTGCTGGTGTTCGTGTTGTTCCGGGGCCGGATCGAGGATTTCGCTCCTATTGCCGCGGAAGTCGCGCACCAGATCAACGAACACGCGGGTGTGGAAGTCACACATGTGATTCCGGTCGCGCGTATCCCGAAAACCACCAGCGGCAAGGTGCAGCGTCATGCGCTGGCGCGCGATTACGCGAAGGGAGCGTTCGACGAGTCTATTAAGGCGCTCACAAAATTGCGCGAGCCGGCTCAGGCCGAAGATCAGGACACGCATTCCGCGATCGAGCAGCAGCTCAAGCAGATTTGCGATACTGCGCTCAAAGACAAATCCATCGGCGTCCACGAAAGCCTGTTCGACGTCGGCACCAGTTCGCTGGTGCTGGTGGAAATCCACGAGGGCATCGAGGCGGCGTATCCCGGCCAGGTGGACATTACCGATCTGTTCGATTATCCGACCATTGCCGAACTGGCCGCGTTTATGCAGAGCAAGAATGACGGCAATAATCGGGAATGA
- a CDS encoding DNA-3-methyladenine glycosylase I — protein MTAIIGNDGKRRCTWALNSERETEYHDHEWGVPVFDDRKLFEMLILEGAQAGLSWRTILNKRAAYRKAFDYFDAEQVASYSPDKLASLMQDACIVRNRLKIEAAVVNARRFLEVIAEHGSFQSYIWGFTQGAPIQNRWHGKQTPPASSSESDALSKDLKRRGFKFVGTTICYALMQAIGMVNDHMLDCFRHAEIASLAEKVR, from the coding sequence ATGACGGCAATAATCGGGAATGACGGCAAGCGGCGATGCACTTGGGCGCTGAATTCGGAGCGGGAAACCGAATATCACGATCACGAGTGGGGTGTGCCGGTATTCGACGATCGCAAGTTGTTCGAGATGCTGATCCTGGAGGGTGCGCAGGCGGGCTTAAGCTGGCGCACTATCCTCAACAAACGGGCCGCCTACCGTAAGGCTTTCGATTATTTCGATGCCGAACAAGTTGCGAGTTATTCGCCCGACAAGCTCGCCAGTCTGATGCAGGACGCGTGCATCGTGCGCAACCGGCTTAAGATCGAAGCCGCGGTGGTGAACGCGCGGCGGTTTCTGGAAGTCATAGCGGAACACGGCAGTTTTCAGAGCTATATCTGGGGATTCACCCAGGGCGCGCCCATTCAAAATCGCTGGCACGGCAAGCAAACGCCGCCCGCATCTTCATCGGAATCCGACGCGCTGTCAAAGGATCTCAAGCGGCGCGGTTTCAAGTTCGTCGGCACGACCATCTGTTACGCCCTGATGCAGGCTATCGGCATGGTCAACGATCACATGCTCGACTGCTTTCGCCATGCGGAGATCGCAAGCCTCGCGGAAAAAGTGCGTTGA
- a CDS encoding SUF system Fe-S cluster assembly regulator produces MLRLSKITDYGTVVMTFMAMSPEAVHTAREITDQMHIGQPTVSKILKLLAHAGLLESYRGAAGGYRLARTPAAISVAEIVSALEGPIGITECSSSPGLCQQETMCPIRPNWQMINRAVLATLERISLAEMLRPAVPANFSGEWKPGRTTSSSVL; encoded by the coding sequence ATGCTGCGATTGAGCAAGATTACCGATTACGGCACGGTCGTGATGACATTCATGGCCATGTCGCCCGAGGCTGTACATACCGCGCGGGAAATTACCGATCAGATGCACATCGGCCAGCCAACCGTGAGCAAGATCCTTAAACTGCTGGCGCACGCCGGTCTGCTGGAATCGTATCGCGGCGCCGCGGGCGGCTATCGACTGGCGCGCACGCCGGCGGCCATATCGGTGGCGGAAATTGTCAGCGCACTGGAAGGGCCGATCGGGATTACCGAGTGCAGCAGCAGTCCCGGTCTGTGTCAGCAGGAAACTATGTGTCCGATACGCCCCAACTGGCAGATGATCAACCGCGCAGTGCTGGCTACCCTGGAACGAATCTCGCTGGCGGAGATGCTACGCCCCGCTGTACCCGCGAATTTCAGCGGCGAGTGGAAGCCGGGCCGGACGACGAGTTCTTCAGTTTTATAA
- the sufB gene encoding Fe-S cluster assembly protein SufB, which yields MAATSREIDKLISREYQHGFFTDIEADSLPPGLNEDVIRVISAKKNEPQFMLELRLEAYRHWLTMPEPKWPNTYYPKIDYQAIVYYSAPKKDEDRPKSLDEVDPKLRETYNKLGIPLQEQEMLAGVAVDAVFDSVSVATTFKKKLAEQGIIFCSFSEAVQNHPDLVRKYLGSVVPYTDNFYAALNFAVFTDGSFVYVPKGVRCPMELSTYFRINAINTGQFERTLIVAEEGSYVSYLEGCTAPQRDENQLHAAVVELVALDNAQIKYSTVQNWYPGDEQGRGGIYNFVTKRGECRGQHSKISWTQVETGSAITMKYPSVVLSGDHSVGEFYSVALTNNYQQADTGTKMIHIGKDTKSTIISKGLSAGHGQNSYRGLVKIGKNAERARNYTQCDSMLIGDKCGAHTFPYVEVKNPTATVEHEASTSKIGEDQIFYLTQRGISAEDAVSMIVSGFCKAVFKELPMEFAVEAQKLLGVSLEGSVG from the coding sequence ATGGCCGCGACATCAAGAGAAATCGACAAGCTCATCAGCCGCGAATATCAGCATGGCTTTTTCACCGATATCGAAGCGGATTCGCTACCGCCGGGCTTAAACGAAGACGTCATCCGTGTGATCTCGGCGAAGAAGAACGAGCCGCAGTTTATGCTGGAGTTGCGTCTTGAGGCTTACCGGCACTGGCTGACAATGCCCGAGCCGAAATGGCCCAATACCTATTATCCGAAGATCGATTATCAGGCCATCGTCTATTACTCCGCGCCGAAGAAAGACGAGGATCGGCCCAAGTCCTTGGACGAAGTCGATCCCAAGTTGCGCGAGACCTACAACAAACTGGGCATTCCGCTGCAGGAGCAGGAGATGCTGGCGGGTGTCGCCGTCGATGCTGTATTCGACAGTGTTTCGGTCGCGACCACATTCAAGAAGAAGCTGGCTGAACAGGGCATCATCTTCTGCTCGTTCTCCGAAGCCGTGCAGAATCATCCGGATCTTGTGCGGAAATATCTCGGCTCCGTAGTGCCTTATACGGACAACTTCTACGCCGCGTTGAATTTCGCGGTGTTTACCGACGGCTCGTTCGTGTATGTGCCCAAAGGCGTGCGCTGCCCGATGGAGCTATCGACATATTTCCGCATCAACGCCATAAATACCGGCCAGTTCGAGCGCACCCTGATCGTGGCGGAAGAAGGTTCGTATGTCAGCTACCTGGAAGGCTGCACCGCGCCGCAGCGCGACGAGAATCAGTTGCACGCGGCGGTGGTGGAACTGGTGGCGCTGGACAACGCGCAGATCAAGTACTCCACCGTGCAGAACTGGTATCCCGGCGACGAGCAGGGTCGCGGCGGCATTTACAATTTCGTGACCAAGCGCGGCGAGTGCCGCGGCCAGCACAGCAAGATTTCGTGGACGCAGGTCGAAACCGGCTCGGCGATCACCATGAAGTATCCAAGCGTGGTGCTGAGCGGTGACCACTCGGTCGGTGAGTTCTATTCGGTGGCGCTGACCAATAATTATCAACAGGCCGACACCGGCACCAAGATGATTCACATCGGCAAGGACACCAAAAGCACCATCATCTCCAAGGGGCTGTCCGCGGGCCACGGCCAGAATTCATACCGTGGGCTGGTCAAAATCGGCAAAAACGCTGAGCGCGCGCGCAATTACACGCAGTGCGATTCCATGCTGATCGGCGACAAGTGTGGCGCGCACACGTTTCCGTATGTCGAGGTGAAGAACCCGACCGCGACCGTGGAGCATGAGGCGTCGACGTCGAAGATAGGCGAGGATCAGATCTTTTATCTCACTCAGCGCGGCATTTCCGCCGAGGACGCGGTATCGATGATCGTGAGCGGTTTCTGCAAGGCGGTGTTCAAGGAACTGCCGATGGAGTTCGCCGTGGAGGCGCAGAAACTGCTGGGTGTGAGTCTCGAAGGAAGCGTGGGTTAA
- the sufC gene encoding Fe-S cluster assembly ATPase SufC has protein sequence MLSINNLHVSIDDKAILKGIDLEVNAGEVHAIMGPNGSGKSTLAQVLAGRDGYTITDGQVRLDEEDMLELSPEERAHKGVFLAFQYPVEIPGVSNIYLLKSALNAIRKAQGLEEFDAMDLLGMVREKLKLTAMNEDFLYRSVNAGFSGGEKKRNEILQMAVLEPRLAILDETDSGLDIDALKIVANGVNSLRSPERAFVLVTHYQRLLDYIEPDYVHVLADGRIAKSGDKNLAHELERSGYGWLEQRAGGAPNNP, from the coding sequence GTGCTTTCGATCAATAATCTGCACGTCTCGATCGACGACAAGGCGATCCTCAAGGGCATCGATCTTGAGGTCAACGCCGGCGAAGTCCACGCCATCATGGGGCCGAACGGTTCCGGCAAGAGCACCTTAGCGCAAGTGCTTGCCGGCCGCGATGGTTACACCATTACCGACGGCCAGGTGCGGCTGGATGAGGAGGATATGCTGGAGCTGTCGCCGGAGGAGCGCGCACACAAAGGTGTGTTCCTCGCCTTTCAGTATCCAGTGGAAATCCCCGGAGTCAGCAACATTTATCTACTGAAATCCGCGCTCAACGCCATTCGCAAGGCGCAAGGGCTCGAAGAGTTCGACGCCATGGATTTGCTCGGCATGGTCAGGGAAAAGCTGAAACTCACCGCAATGAACGAGGATTTTCTCTACCGATCCGTCAACGCGGGTTTTTCTGGCGGCGAGAAAAAGCGCAATGAGATATTGCAGATGGCGGTGCTGGAACCGCGGCTCGCCATACTCGACGAGACCGACTCGGGGCTGGACATCGACGCGCTGAAGATCGTCGCCAACGGTGTCAATTCCCTGCGTTCACCCGAACGCGCGTTTGTGCTGGTCACGCATTATCAGCGACTGCTCGATTATATCGAGCCGGATTACGTGCACGTGCTGGCCGATGGCCGGATCGCGAAGTCCGGCGACAAGAACCTGGCGCACGAGTTGGAACGCAGCGGTTACGGCTGGCTGGAGCAGCGGGCAGGCGGGGCGCCTAATAATCCATGA
- the sufD gene encoding Fe-S cluster assembly protein SufD, producing MNSVAIKQDFPRDDGVAHYLAAFRRQRTSLPGSGIPWMQRLRDQAAALFASQGFPTPRHEEWKYSDTKTLRKQAFQPVTDAASAAREDIEAHLFKGLKSHRLVFVDGRFSTDLSHLDDLPADAVVMPLSQALPLHVDAVQAHLGHYAAMDINPFVAINTMLMSDGLFVHLPPGMIVETPIHVLYLSTADGGTSQLRNLVVAERGAEVTIIEHYASSAGGAYWTNTVTEIDLCENAGVEHYKLEEEGDKAFHIATVEIHQHRDSRFTSHNVALGGRFVRNDINTRLDGENAQCALNGLYVIKGRQHVDNHTRIEHVMPRTVSRELYKGVLDGWSRGVFNGKVIVHKYAQLSDSEQANHNLLLSPNAEADPKPQLEIFADDVKCAHGVTVGQLDAEALYYLRSRGVPKSEARSLLTFAFANDVITRMRIEPMRAHLENIIRMRLPIGAAELP from the coding sequence ATGAATAGCGTAGCCATCAAGCAGGATTTCCCCCGCGACGACGGCGTAGCCCATTATCTGGCCGCCTTCAGGCGCCAGCGAACGTCGTTGCCCGGCAGCGGCATTCCGTGGATGCAGCGTTTGCGCGATCAGGCCGCGGCCTTGTTCGCAAGCCAAGGTTTTCCGACGCCGCGCCACGAGGAGTGGAAGTATTCCGACACTAAAACGCTGCGAAAACAGGCGTTCCAACCAGTCACTGACGCGGCCAGTGCAGCGCGCGAGGATATCGAGGCGCATCTGTTCAAAGGCCTGAAATCGCATCGGCTGGTGTTCGTCGATGGCCGTTTCTCAACGGACTTGTCACATCTCGACGATCTGCCAGCGGACGCGGTGGTGATGCCTTTAAGTCAGGCTTTGCCATTACACGTGGACGCGGTTCAGGCGCATCTCGGGCATTACGCGGCGATGGACATTAATCCGTTCGTGGCAATCAATACCATGCTGATGAGCGACGGCCTGTTCGTTCATCTGCCGCCCGGCATGATCGTCGAGACGCCGATTCATGTGCTGTATCTGAGTACGGCTGATGGCGGCACATCGCAGCTTCGCAACCTGGTTGTCGCGGAGCGCGGTGCTGAGGTCACGATTATCGAACACTACGCGAGTTCGGCCGGCGGTGCTTACTGGACTAACACGGTGACCGAGATCGATCTGTGTGAGAACGCCGGCGTCGAGCATTACAAGCTCGAAGAAGAGGGCGACAAGGCGTTCCACATTGCGACTGTAGAGATCCATCAGCATCGTGACAGCCGCTTCACCTCGCACAATGTGGCGCTGGGCGGGCGCTTCGTGCGCAACGACATAAACACGCGGCTTGATGGCGAAAACGCGCAGTGCGCGCTCAATGGACTTTACGTCATCAAGGGCCGCCAGCACGTGGATAATCATACGCGTATCGAGCACGTGATGCCGCGCACCGTCAGCCGCGAGCTGTACAAGGGCGTGCTGGACGGCTGGTCGCGCGGCGTGTTCAACGGCAAGGTGATCGTGCACAAATACGCGCAATTGAGCGACTCGGAACAGGCCAATCATAACTTGCTGTTGTCGCCCAATGCGGAGGCCGACCCCAAGCCGCAACTGGAAATCTTCGCCGATGATGTGAAATGCGCGCATGGTGTTACCGTCGGGCAACTGGATGCCGAGGCACTTTATTATCTGCGTTCGCGTGGCGTGCCCAAGTCCGAGGCGCGCAGCTTGCTTACGTTTGCGTTCGCCAACGACGTGATTACCCGCATGCGAATCGAACCCATGCGCGCGCATCTGGAGAATATCATCCGGATGCGCCTGCCGATTGGAGCAGCCGAGCTACCATGA
- a CDS encoding cysteine desulfurase, which translates to MNTQVSKAMRPESRTGVAKNNGAKGYDVYRIREDFPILAELSYGKPLTYLDNAATSQKPRQVLEAMDYAYRHTYANVHRGVHDLSERATRAYEDARGRVQRFIGASDAREIVFVRGTTEAINLVAATYGRANIREGDEILITEMEHHSNIVPWQLLREQTGAKLRVVPINDAGELVMEEFEKLLSERTRLVTMVHISNALGTINPVRRMIELAHDAGAKVLIDGAQAVPHMRVDVQNLGCDFYAFSSHKLYGPSGIGVLYGRYDLLDAMPPYQGGGEMIRRVTFERSDFAKPPTRFEAGTPNIVAPVGLAAAIDYVDNLGLENIAVHEDNLLRYATGIAADTEGMRLIGTAAEKASILSFELQGVHPHDIGTIVDHEGVALRAGHHCAMPVMDHFKVPATTRASFGLYNTREEVDALFASLAKVREVLG; encoded by the coding sequence ATGAATACGCAAGTCAGCAAAGCGATGCGTCCCGAGAGTCGCACGGGCGTCGCAAAAAACAATGGCGCCAAAGGTTATGACGTCTACCGTATCCGCGAGGATTTCCCGATCCTGGCGGAACTGAGCTACGGCAAGCCGCTCACGTATCTGGACAATGCCGCCACCAGCCAGAAACCACGACAGGTGCTGGAGGCGATGGATTACGCCTATCGGCACACCTATGCCAATGTCCACCGCGGCGTGCATGATTTAAGCGAGCGCGCCACCCGCGCGTACGAAGATGCGCGCGGCCGGGTGCAGCGATTCATAGGCGCCAGCGATGCGCGCGAGATTGTGTTCGTGCGCGGCACTACCGAGGCGATCAATCTGGTCGCCGCCACGTACGGCCGCGCCAATATCCGCGAGGGCGACGAGATTCTGATCACGGAGATGGAGCACCACTCCAATATCGTTCCCTGGCAGTTACTGCGCGAGCAGACCGGCGCGAAGCTGCGCGTGGTGCCTATCAACGACGCCGGTGAACTGGTGATGGAGGAATTCGAGAAGTTGCTCAGCGAGCGCACGCGGCTTGTGACTATGGTGCATATTTCCAATGCGCTGGGTACCATCAACCCGGTCAGGCGCATGATCGAACTGGCGCATGACGCCGGTGCGAAGGTGCTGATCGATGGTGCGCAGGCAGTACCACATATGCGTGTGGACGTGCAGAATCTCGGCTGCGATTTTTACGCGTTCTCCAGCCACAAGCTGTATGGTCCGTCTGGCATCGGCGTGCTCTACGGTCGTTACGATTTGCTGGATGCGATGCCGCCGTATCAAGGCGGCGGCGAGATGATCCGGCGCGTCACGTTCGAACGCTCGGACTTCGCCAAACCGCCGACGCGCTTCGAGGCGGGCACGCCCAATATCGTCGCGCCGGTCGGTCTGGCCGCGGCGATCGATTACGTCGACAACCTCGGACTTGAGAATATCGCCGTGCATGAGGATAACCTGCTGCGCTACGCGACCGGCATCGCGGCCGACACGGAAGGTATGCGCCTGATCGGCACGGCCGCGGAGAAAGCGAGCATTCTGTCGTTCGAGTTGCAAGGCGTGCACCCGCACGATATCGGCACTATTGTCGATCACGAAGGGGTGGCCCTGCGTGCCGGTCATCACTGCGCGATGCCGGTAATGGATCATTTCAAGGTGCCGGCTACGACGCGCGCCTCTTTCGGTTTGTACAACACGCGTGAAGAAGTGGACGCATTGTTTGCGTCGCTGGCCAAGGTGCGGGAGGTGCTGGGGTAA
- a CDS encoding SUF system NifU family Fe-S cluster assembly protein, whose protein sequence is MSDLRELYQEVIAEHNKNPRNFRWMKDANRMAVGVNPLCGDKLTVYMKVDENDTVTDVSFEGSGCAISVSSASIMTQMLKGRKIGEAEQLFKGFHKAVTKEDQQPDLEALGKIAVLAGVKAYPSRVKCATLSWHTMHAALEGEEWVSTE, encoded by the coding sequence ATGTCCGATCTGCGCGAGCTTTATCAGGAAGTTATCGCCGAGCACAACAAGAATCCGCGTAATTTCCGCTGGATGAAGGACGCCAACCGCATGGCGGTCGGCGTCAATCCGCTGTGTGGCGACAAGCTGACCGTGTACATGAAGGTCGATGAGAACGATACCGTTACCGATGTCAGCTTCGAAGGGTCGGGCTGCGCCATTTCCGTGTCGTCGGCGTCGATCATGACGCAGATGCTAAAGGGCAGGAAGATCGGCGAGGCCGAGCAGTTGTTCAAGGGGTTTCACAAAGCGGTGACCAAAGAGGACCAGCAGCCGGACCTGGAGGCGCTGGGCAAGATCGCGGTGCTGGCCGGTGTCAAGGCGTATCCGTCGCGCGTCAAGTGCGCGACCTTGTCGTGGCACACGATGCACGCCGCGCTGGAAGGCGAAGAGTGGGTTTCTACCGAATAG
- a CDS encoding SUF system Fe-S cluster assembly protein, giving the protein MTEERIDEAQSRAYQAPEGDPTAGNGALEDEVVRALRNVFDPEIPVNIYDLGLIYAIDIDADNNVAVQMTLTAPGCPVAQTFPGTVESAVREVEGVKDAAVELVWDPPWDMGRMSEAARLQLNMF; this is encoded by the coding sequence ATGACTGAAGAACGGATAGACGAGGCACAATCACGCGCCTACCAGGCACCGGAAGGTGACCCCACCGCCGGCAACGGAGCGCTTGAAGACGAAGTCGTACGCGCGTTGCGCAATGTGTTCGATCCAGAAATCCCCGTGAATATCTACGATCTGGGTTTGATCTACGCGATCGACATTGACGCGGATAACAACGTGGCTGTACAGATGACCCTGACGGCGCCGGGGTGCCCTGTCGCGCAGACATTTCCGGGCACCGTGGAGTCCGCGGTGAGAGAAGTCGAGGGCGTGAAGGACGCCGCGGTGGAGTTGGTGTGGGATCCGCCGTGGGATATGGGCCGCATGTCCGAGGCCGCGCGACTGCAACTCAACATGTTTTGA
- a CDS encoding non-heme iron oxygenase ferredoxin subunit → MAEWVDVARAENLAPGDYETVDIDDVEIAVINCDGEFYAIEDVCTHDGGELTGGEIEGCQIECPRHGARFDIATGNALSAPAYEPVTTFPVRVHNGVVQVRDDRWD, encoded by the coding sequence ATGGCTGAATGGGTAGATGTGGCGCGCGCCGAGAACCTGGCGCCCGGCGATTATGAGACCGTCGATATCGATGATGTAGAGATTGCCGTCATCAACTGCGACGGCGAGTTCTACGCGATCGAAGATGTCTGCACGCACGACGGGGGCGAGCTGACCGGCGGCGAGATCGAAGGCTGTCAGATCGAATGCCCGCGCCACGGGGCGCGCTTCGATATCGCTACCGGCAACGCGCTGAGCGCGCCTGCGTACGAACCGGTTACAACGTTTCCGGTACGTGTTCACAATGGCGTGGTGCAGGTGCGCGACGATCGCTGGGATTGA